Below is a window of Cytophagaceae bacterium DNA.
AGCACTTTAACAGAAGAATTCTTCCTGATCTTCAACGACTTGTCACTTAAATAATTATCACTTAAATCCAAAGTTTTTAAATGAGGGATTTTCCGGGTATTTATTTTCAGTTCCGAAATCTGATTTTTGCTTAAGTTGAGATTCTCAAGTTTTTTAAAATTATAAACCCCGCCTGGAAGTTTTTTCAAACCATATCCTGAAAGATTAATTTCTTTTACATCGGAATTCAAACCTGCCAGATATTCTTCTACTGTCTTTGCTCCGGGTTTATTATTAAAATTTAACATAATACTTCCGGAAACCACAATTGGCCTTAATAACTCTGTTTTATTTTTATATTCATTCAAACAATTTTTTACTGCTTTTTCCAAAATCACTTTTTGGATATCAGTAAAATCAGCCTTATTATTTGAAATCGAGCGGCTATTTCCGGAGGGGTTAATTTGCATAGAGCTTAAATGAAATTCAACCGAATCAACTTTTTGTAAATCATTGAAATACAACTCATAATTTAAATAATCAGAACTTGAGAATTGCTCATAAGTATCGGTTTTGACTAACTCTCTCCTCAGTAACTTTCCAAAATTCAGAGCTATTTTGATTTTCAAGGTTTTATCTTCTTCAAATTGGGCTTTGGATAAATGTTTATTCTCTACCGCTGAAGTATCCTTGAAAATTATTTTCTGCGAAAAGGCAAATTGAAGAATAGTTAGAAAAAAGAATAATGTGAGTTTTGTCCTCATTCCTCTGATAGTTTTTCCTTAAAAATATAACTATTATTTTAGTTATACAAAGAAAGATGAATCTTTTCTTCTAAAAAAGATTGAAAAAAGCTAATTTTGCGGCTCATTTTTAAGGAAATCAATTAATATAGTATGACCTCGCACCAGATTCGTAAGGCATTTTTAGATTTTTTCATCAGTAAAGGCCAC
It encodes the following:
- a CDS encoding leucine-rich repeat domain-containing protein translates to MRTKLTLFFFLTILQFAFSQKIIFKDTSAVENKHLSKAQFEEDKTLKIKIALNFGKLLRRELVKTDTYEQFSSSDYLNYELYFNDLQKVDSVEFHLSSMQINPSGNSRSISNNKADFTDIQKVILEKAVKNCLNEYKNKTELLRPIVVSGSIMLNFNNKPGAKTVEEYLAGLNSDVKEINLSGYGLKKLPGGVYNFKKLENLNLSKNQISELKINTRKIPHLKTLDLSDNYLSDKSLKIRKNSSVKVLNLTENGIDNLNKKWLKNKNMTDLVLANNSISTFSSKNIRYFKKIQVLNLYNNYVNTLPENFGELNKLQILDLYHNNLRDLPVSFSKLESLQTLAVSNNKLWDFPAGFSNLINLKTLYAHHNKLSNLPEIPPNLELLDLGFNMVKTLPAGLKNCVSLTDLDVSNNQLSGNFGVLKELNSLKLLYILTNNWEANEGEMSELKQIIVDLRKKSVQVK